GCATCGAGCGGCTGTGCGCCGTACGCACGGAGCACTATGCGATCTGAAAACCAGTAACTGCCGAAGTTCATTATCACTGCGACGACGAACGCCATCTCCATCCCGCCGCGTCCGCCGAGCAGTCCTCCGATGAGCAGCAGCAAACCAGTCATCAGACCAAGCAGGAACGTTGTTCTGAGAAAACTGTTCATGATTTTAGAGCTGTCGTGAGCGAAAAGCGCCGGAAATCGCGATCCCGAAGCTACGCCACGCCTTTTTTACAGTCAATGTAATCATACAACAGGCAAATCACTCTCGAATCAAATCAACACCAGTCCCCGCATAAACCCCATCATTAGACGAGGCGGGCGCACAGAGACTGCACGACTTCGGCAACCGCAAGAGCGTCGAGCGGCTCGCGGCAGAGGACGGTTACCGCGCCGAGCGGTTGCCATCGGATGGGATCGGTCGGTCCGAAAATCACCACGCCGCGAGCCCCCGCCGCGGCCGCCAGGTGCGACACCCCCGAATCATTGCCGACGAAAACGCGCGCGCGATGGGCCAGCGCCGCAACGACTTCCAGCTCGAGGCCTTGGAGGGCGGCGACTTGCCGCTCTTGAAAACGCGCCGCCATGGTGGGTTCGGCAGGACCGAGTACCGCGATCGGTTTCACGGAGGAGGAGATGTCGCTGGCGAGCTTTACGAATCGAGCGAGAGGCCAGTTCTTGCTCAAACTCCCGCTGCCGGGGAAGATCAAGCAGAACTTGCCATGCGTCGCGCCCACCCGATGTAATACTTTATCGGCAGAGTCGAAATCGGACTTGGCCAGCTCGACACGCGATTCTAACCGGTCGCCGCAGGCGCCGATGGAATCGAGATAGACCCTGCTCAGGTGGCCATCGCCCGGTGGCCGAAAGCGGTGAAACGAGACTTCGCCGGAAGCCGCAGCACTGAGAGATCGGCGGAAGTTGTGGTCATCGGCGGCGAAAAACGTATAGATCCTGCCGAACTGACCGAAAAATGCGTGCGCGGCAGGGTCTGCTGTGGCCTCGTTGCGGAACAGGGAGCTGACTTCACGCCGATCGATCGAATGTCCGGCCTCGATGCTCATTCTGCCGACGGCGAAGCGCGCCAGTTCCGGGCGCGCCATCAGCTCAAGGGTGGCATCATGATGGCGGCGTGCGATGGCGCGGAGTGCAGGTCCCAGGCAGATGAGGTCGCCGAGCGCGCCTGGAAAAATCACGAGCGTGCGCATTGCAGGTGAGTCTAGCATCGGGGGCGGCTCCGCCGATCGCGTGGATGGCCGCAGGCTCTGCGAAATCGGTGTGATTTGCTGAGATCGTGGGGTCAGGTCGCAAAGCGGGCTCAAATACCGCTAAAATTGAAGCATGCCGATCAGCGTTGCGCATTCTCCTTTGGAACTCGTTGGGCACACACCGGTGGTCCGGCTTAACCGGATTCCCGGAAAAGACGACGCCGAGATTTGGGCCAAGCTCGAAAATTTTAACCCCGGTGGCAGCGTCAAGGATCGGATTTGTCTGGCGATGATCGAGGATGCCGAGAAGAGCGGGCGCATCAAGCCGGGGGACACTATCGTCGAGCCCACCTCGGGCAATACCGGAATCGGCCTCGCGCTGGTTGCGGCGGTCAAGGGCTATAACCTGATTCTCACGATGCCGGACACCATGAGCGAGGAACGACGTTCGTTGCTGGTCGCGTACGGAGCCAAGCTCGTGCTTACGCCCGACACGCGTGGAATGCACGGCGCGATCGCCAAGGCCGAGGAGCTGTGCCGGGAAAATCCGCGCTACTTCATGCCGCAGCAATTCAGCAATCCCGCCAATCCCGAAATTCACTATCGGACCACCGGGCCCGAGCTGATGGAACAGCTCCCGAAGATCGACGCCTTCGTGTCGGGCGTCGGCACCGGCGGCACTATATCCGGAGCGGGCCGTTACCTGCACGAGCATTCGAAGAACCAGGTGCTGGTAGTCGCGGTTGAGCCGGCAAATTCGCCGGTGCTGTCAGGCGGGGAGGCCGGCTTTCACAAGATCCAAGGAATCGGCGCCGGCTTCGTGCCTAAAAACCTCGACACCAACGCGTACAATGAAATAGTCAAGGTGAGCGACGAGGACGCGGCGGAATTCTCGC
The genomic region above belongs to Candidatus Binataceae bacterium and contains:
- a CDS encoding glycosyltransferase family 9 protein — encoded protein: MLDSPAMRTLVIFPGALGDLICLGPALRAIARRHHDATLELMARPELARFAVGRMSIEAGHSIDRREVSSLFRNEATADPAAHAFFGQFGRIYTFFAADDHNFRRSLSAAASGEVSFHRFRPPGDGHLSRVYLDSIGACGDRLESRVELAKSDFDSADKVLHRVGATHGKFCLIFPGSGSLSKNWPLARFVKLASDISSSVKPIAVLGPAEPTMAARFQERQVAALQGLELEVVAALAHRARVFVGNDSGVSHLAAAAGARGVVIFGPTDPIRWQPLGAVTVLCREPLDALAVAEVVQSLCARLV
- the cysK gene encoding cysteine synthase A, whose translation is MPISVAHSPLELVGHTPVVRLNRIPGKDDAEIWAKLENFNPGGSVKDRICLAMIEDAEKSGRIKPGDTIVEPTSGNTGIGLALVAAVKGYNLILTMPDTMSEERRSLLVAYGAKLVLTPDTRGMHGAIAKAEELCRENPRYFMPQQFSNPANPEIHYRTTGPELMEQLPKIDAFVSGVGTGGTISGAGRYLHEHSKNQVLVVAVEPANSPVLSGGEAGFHKIQGIGAGFVPKNLDTNAYNEIVKVSDEDAAEFSRRLAREEGILVGISSGANCCAGLQIAQRLGKGKVVAVVFCDTGERYLTTDLFQAEGI